The Onthophagus taurus isolate NC chromosome 2, IU_Otau_3.0, whole genome shotgun sequence genome includes a window with the following:
- the LOC111427104 gene encoding protein phosphatase 1 regulatory subunit 12A isoform X9, with protein sequence MSVETRTTSALHKRVEQLKRWEESDTNREPVTPKQRSRKIKFSSGCVFLAACAAGEKDEVLRLLEKGADIDTANVDGLTALHQACIDDNLDMVEFLVEHGADVNRGDNEGWTPLHATASCGFLSIAKYLIDHGANVAAVNCDGELALDITESERMEELLKSEVEARGIDCEKARSEEERLMLRDATEWLSSKTSSVDIGNAKTGATPLHVASAKGYVKVIKVLLQCGADVNKQDNDGWTPLHAASHWGQMEATELLANNMADMDAQNFVGQTPFDVCDNDMLPHLDMLKKRQVKDEAMRGLGKKRPEQDRTTEVEMPTKVKRVEVKIESNEEDENLKKESEVGMEVSSSSGTDSNSASDDSESDDSESEIKNKVNTMNNDVPPVHIVAVKEASEQVKGPPSLPPKQPPPDNVNIDDSAPTWRRQTHRPNSFREKDGENEVTIRRIHSFQNDPEFYARYQELRSRIQANSFPCYYHPPNKDKFQTFIPPLFNNSNQRQLRSFVPPVRDEESETQRKAHAKRVRETRRSTQGVTLEEIKSAEQLVKMKNQTTNNNNNNNNVESGANGDSNTTVSVTATITTATPTVITRDTEEPVVTTHERRPSWRLRVDNGSKFKLEDVNKPEEPPSTPSYIRRSGLQSNPLPRPSSAPVETADTTVTLPLRRPKSTEEKIALEQDKENDARNAQATLATQAAIQRRRRPKRRSTGVVTLENMEDGESEKDQSTGGGGDFDDSTKVNHQESGNERSGRSSRVSSSSDLILRGENGEIDYKRLYEQSLTEIDRLKDKLRKSDEELRDTKQTLEKLQTVTSKNSLSELEKREKRAMERKLSEMEEELKQLQKLKAENERLRAENRALTRVVNKLSIATEK encoded by the exons ATGTCAGTGGAGACACGCACCACGTCCGCCCTGCACAAAAGGGTCGAGCAGCTGAAACGTTGGGAGGAATCGGATACCAATCGCGAACCAGTGACACCTAAACAGAGATCGaggaaaataaagttttcctCTGGATGCGTTTTTCTTGCGGCGTGTGCTGCCGGCGAAAAAGACGAAGTGCTTAGATTATTGGAAAAGGGGGCCGACATTGATACCGCCAACGTAGATGGTTTGACAGCCCTACATCAG GCATGTATCGACGACAACTTAGATATGGTGGAGTTCCTAGTGGAGCATGGGGCGGATGTAAACCGTGGCGACAACGAGGGTTGGACGCCGCTTCATGCGACCGCCAGTTGCGGTTTCCTTTCGATAGCCAAGTACCTGATTGACCACGGTGCAAATGTTGCGGCGGTTAATTGCGATGGGGAACTCGCCCTTGACATAACTGAGAGTGAACGGATGgaagaattgttaaaatccGAGGTGGAAGCCAGAGGGATCGATTGTGAAAAAGCGCGCAGCGAAGAAGAACGATTGATGTTAAGGGACGCCACCGAATGGTTAAGCTCGAAAACTTCATCCGTTGACATTGGAAATGCCAAAACTGGCGCTACACCTTTACATGTAGCCTCTGCTAAAGGATACGTTAAAGTAATTAA ggTTTTGTTACAATGCGGTGcggatgttaataaacaagatAATGATGGATGGACTCCACTTCATGCGGCCTCCCATTGGGGTCAAATGGAAGCTACGGAATTATTAGCTAATAATATGGCTGATATGGACGctcaaaattttgtt gGGCAAACACCTTTTGACGTATGTGATAACGACATGTTACCTCATTTGGACATGTTAAAAAAGCGACAAGTAAAAGACGAAGCAATGCGCGGTTTGGGTAAGAAGCGACCAGAACAAGATAGAACGACGGAGGTTGAGATGCCAACGAAGGTTAAACGTGTTGAGGTGAAAATCGAAAGTAACGAAGAAGATGAGAATTTGAAGAAGGAATCGGAAGTGG gAATGGAAGTTTCTAGTTCGAGTGGTACAGACTCGAATTCGGCGAGTGATGATTCGGAATCGGATGATTCGGAAAGCG aaATAAAGAACAAAGTAAATACGATGAACAACGACGTACCTCCAGTACACATAGTAGCTGTTAAAGAAGCCTCTGAACAAGTTAAAGGGCCTCCGTCCTTACCACCTAAACAACCCCCACCTGATAATGTTAATATCGACGATAGCGCTCCAACGTGGAGGAGACAAACTCACAGACCTAATAGTTtta gAGAAAAAGACGGTGAAAACGAGGTGACTATTCGAAGAATACACAGTTTTCAAAACGACCCAGA GTTCTACGCGCGGTATCAGGAGCTGCGCTCACGCATCCAGGCTAATTCCTTCCCGTGTTACTACCATCCCCCGAACAAGGACAAATTCCAAACCTTTATCCCACCCCTTTTCAATAACTCAAACCAGCGGCAGCTCAG gTCTTTTGTTCCGCCCGTTCGAGATGAAGAGAGCGAAACTCAACGAAAGGCTCACGCGAAGAGAGTACGGGAGACGCGCAGATCAACGCAAGGGGTGACTCTGGAAGAAATCAAGTCCGCCGAACAACTGGTTAAGATGAAGAATCAAACTAcgaacaataataataacaacaataacgtagag TCGGGGGCTAACGGAGACTCTAACACTACCGTCAGCGTAACCGCCACCATCACCACAGCTACGCCAACCGTTATTACAAGGGATACCGAAGAACCGGTTGTTACAACGCATGAAAGGAGGCCCTCGTGGAGATTGCGGGTCGATAATGGAAGCAAG tttaaacttGAGGATGTGAACAAACCGGAAGAACCACCTTCAACTCCATCGTACATTCGAAGGAGCGGCCTTCAAAGTAATCCTCTTCCAAGACCTTCGTCCGCTCCTGTAGAAACTGCGGATACAACCGTAACTTTACCGTTACGAAGACCTAAATCTACCGAAGAGAAAA TCGCTTTGGAACAAGATAAAGAAAACGATGCTAGAAATGCACAAGCTACTTTGGCTACCCAAGCTGCTATACAACGGAGAAGGAGACCCAAAAGACGATCAACTGGTGTGGTTACTTTGGAGAATATGGAAGATGGGGAATCGGAAAAAGATCAATCGACAGGTGGAGGTGgtgattttgatgattccaCCAAAGTGAATCATCAAGAA AGTGGTAATGAAAGATCGGGAAGAAGTTCGCGCGTTAGCAGCTCAAgcgatttaattttaagggGTGAAAATGGCGAAATCGATTATAAGAGGCTGTACGAGCAATCGCTTACTGAAATTGATAGGTTGAAAGATAAATTGAGAAAATCCGATGAGGAACTTCGAGATACTAAACAgacattagaaaaattacaaactgtt